The proteins below are encoded in one region of Coffea arabica cultivar ET-39 chromosome 4c, Coffea Arabica ET-39 HiFi, whole genome shotgun sequence:
- the LOC113739972 gene encoding ABC transporter G family member 11, producing MRSSTADDVMMEIEASKPQGNGLVVGGLSPLSETLWKEKTNTEFVGDVSARLTWKDLTVMVTLGNGETQNVLEGLTGYAEPGSFTALMGPSGSGKSTLLDALSGRLAANAFLSGTILLNGRRAKLSFGTAAYVTQDDNLIGTLTVRETISYSARLRLPDKMPWTEKRALIESTIVEMGLQDCADTVIGNWHLRGISGGEKRRVSIALEILMRPRLLFLDEPTSGLDSASAFFVTQTLRGLSKDGRTVIASIHQPSSEVFELFDRLYLLSGGKTVYFGQASEAYEFFAQAGFPCPTLRNPSDHFLRCINSDFDKVKATLKGSMKMRFESNDDPLEKITTAEAIRTLIDCYRRSQYCYIAKEKVEEMSKIKGTVLDSGGSQASFLMQAFTLTKRSFLNMSRDFGYYWLRLAIYIVVTICIGTIYLNVGTSYSSILARGACASFVFGFVTFMSIGGFPSFVEDMKVFQRERLNGHYGVTAFVISNTLSAMPFLILITFISGTICYFMVRLHPGFSHYLFFVLCLYASVTVVESLMMAIASIVPNFLMGIITGAGIQGIFMLVSGYFRLPNDIPKPVWRYPMTYISFHFWALQGQYQNDLKGLIFDNQTPDMPKISGEYILEYVFQIDTNRSKWVDLSVIFSMIIIYRIIFFIMIKINEDVTPWIRGYVARRRMLQKNGNQNTTVAPYGLTQSPSLRAYVMDHGSGTSKK from the exons ATGAGGAGCTCTACTGCAGATGATGTGATGATGGAGATAGAGGCAAGCAAGCCACAAGGGAATGGACTTGTGGTGGGAGGTTTGAGCCCTTTGAGTGAGACACTGTGGAAGGAGAAAACCAATACAGAATTTGTTGGGGATGTTTCTGCAAGATTGACTTGGAAAGATCTGACAGTAATGGTTACACTGGGGAATGGGGAGACTCAAAATGTTTTGGAAGGACTTACTGGTTATGCTGAGCCAGGTAGCTTCACTGCCCTTATGGGTCCTTCTGGTTCTGGCAAATCTACCCTGCTTGATGCCCTCTCTGGTCGCCTTGCTGCCAATGCTTTCCTGTCTGGAACTATCCTACTCAATGGTCGTAGagcaaagctctcttttggTACAGCT GCGTATGTGACACAAGATGACAATTTGATTGGTACTCTGACTGTTCGGGAAACAATATCCTATTCTGCTAGGCTGCGGCTCCCAGATAAGATGCCGTGGACTGAGAAGCGAGCATTGATAGAGAGCACCATAGTCGAAATGGGCCTCCAAGATTGTGCCGATACAGTTATTGGAAATTGGCACTTGCGTGGAATCAGTGGTGGAGAAAAGAGGAGGGTAAGCATTGCCCTTGAGATCCTGATGAGGCCTAGATTGCTTTTCTTAGATGAGCCAACAAGTGGACTTGACAG TGCTTCAGCTTTCTTCGTAACTCAGACCTTACGCGGTCTATCTAAAGATGGAAGGACTGTAATAGCCTCTATTCACCAGCCAAGCAGCGAAGTTTTTGAGCTTTTTGATAGATTGTACTTGCTTTCTGGAGGGAAGACAGTTTACTTTGGGCAGGCTTCAGAAGCCTATGAG TTTTTTGCGCAAGCTGGCTTTCCATGTCCTACTCTGAGAAATCCATCAGACCACTTCCTTAGATGCATAAATTCAGATTTTGACAAAGTTAAGGCAACTCTCAAGGGATCCATGAAGATGAGG TTTGAAAGCAATGATGATCCTCTCGAGAAAATAACTACTGCTGAAGCAATAAGGACCCTCATTGATTGCTATCGTAGATCTCAATATTGCTACATTGCAAAAGAAAAAGTTGAGGAAATGTCCAAAATT AAAGGAACTGTATTGGATTCAGGAGGCAGTCAGGCTAGTTTCTTGATGCAGGCTTTTACCCTAACCAAGCGGTCTTTTTTGAATATGTCAAGAGATTTTGGTTATTACTGGCTGAGGTTAGCAATTTACATTGTTGTAACCATCTGCATTGGAACCATCTACTTAAATGTGGGGACGAGCTACAGTTCCATCTTG GCAAGGGGTGCTTGTGCTTCTTTTGTCTTTGGCTTCGTGACATTCATGTCAATTGGTGGTTTTCCTTCATTTGTAGAAGATATGAAG GTCTTCCAAAGAGAAAGGTTAAATGGACATTATGGTGTAACTGCATTTGTCATCAGCAACACACTATCTGCCATGCCATTTCTGATATTGATCACTTTCATTTCTGGGACTATCTGCTACTTCATGGTCCGTCTTCATCCTGGATTCTCACATTACCTGTTCTTCGTGTTGTGCCTTTATGCAAGTGTCACTGTTGTTGAGAGCCTGATGATGGCTATAGCAAGCATTGTCCCTAACTTCCTCATGGGTATCATCACTGGTGCTGGTATTCAG GGGATATTTATGCTAGTATCTGGCTACTTCAGACTCCCAAATGACATCCCCAAGCCAGTGTGGCGCTATCCAATGACTTACATCAGTTTTCACTTCTGGGCACTACAG GGTCAATACCAGAATGATTTGAAGGGCCTGATATTTGACAATCAGACCCCGGACATGCCCAAAATTTCTGGAGAATACATTCTGGAATATGTCTTCCAGATTGAcacaaacaggtcaaaatgggtGGATCTCAGTGTTATCTTCAGTATGATTATTATCTACCGCATTATCTTCTTCATCATGATAAAGATTAACGAGGATGTTACCCCTTGGATCCGCGGTTACGTGGCAAGGAGAAGAATGCTGCAGAAGAATGGAAATCAGAATACAACTGTTGCACCTTATGGCCTCACTCAATCCCCATCCTTGAGGGCATATGTGATGGATCATGGGAGTGGTACTAGCAAGAAGTAG